One genomic segment of Ctenopharyngodon idella isolate HZGC_01 chromosome 7, HZGC01, whole genome shotgun sequence includes these proteins:
- the slc12a4 gene encoding solute carrier family 12 member 4 isoform X1, with protein MPHFTVVPVQDNSPSNYDSLEGINWVDYRDTGQGGYPGHGDTVSSDGHGNHKEDSPFLSSSDSASKRNDFYDKNLALFEEELDIRPKVSSLLSRLVNYTNVTQGAKEHEEAESADASRKQVPKSPNMGTLMGVYLPCLQNIFGVILFLRLTWIVGTAGVVQSFLIVLMCCSCTMLTAISMSAIATNGVVPAGGAYFMISRSLGPEFGGAVGLCFYLGTTFAAAMYILGAIEIFLKYLIPQAAIFHPADIHAGSGAMLNNMRVYGTICLSLMAVVVFVGVKYVNKFASLFLACVIISIVSIYAGAVKSIFQPPEFPICMLGNRTLVRDLFDVCDKKVVVGNETVPSKLWKNFCSSENSSSAHCDEYFAQNNVTEIPGIPGLASGIIKENMWGDYMEKGQILEKASLSSVDVHGSMETFGFYVSADIATSFTLLVGIFFPSATGIMAGSNRSGDLRDAQKSIPIGTILAITTTSLVYFSSVVLFGACIEGVVLRDKFGDAVRKNLVVGTLSWPSPWVIVIGSFFSTVGAGLQSLTGAPRLLQAIAKDNIIPFLRVFGHGKANGEPTWALLLTGLIAELGILIASLDMVAPILSMFFLMCYLFVNLACAVQTLLRTPNWRPRFRYYHWALSFLGMSMCLALMFISSWYYAIVAMGIAGMIYKYIEYQGAEKEWGDGIRGLSLSAARYALLRLEAGPPHTKNWRPQLLVLLKLDEDLHVKYPRMLTFASQLKAGKGLTIVGSVIQGNFLECYGETQASEQAIKNMMEIERVKGFCQVVVASKVREGIAHLIQSCGLGGMKHNTVVMGWPYGWRQSEDPRAWKTFINTVRCTTAAHLALMVPKNVSFYPSNHERFTDGYIDVWWIVHDGGMLMLLPFLLKQHKVWRKCKMRIFTVAQMDDNSIQMKKDLATFLYQLRLEAEVEVVEMHDSDISAYTYERTLMMEQRSQMLKQMRLSSAERDREAQLVKDRHSLIRMGSLYSDEEEETIEVLPEKNQMTWTSEKIEAERRNRSNAPENFRELISIKPDQSNVRRMHTAVKLNEVIVNKSHDARLVLLNMPGPPRNAEGDENYMEFLEVLTEGLERVLLVRGGGREVITIYS; from the exons GAAGAGCTGGACATCCGGCCAAAGGTCTCGTCTCTCCTCAGCCGGCTGGTCAATTACACAAATGTTACTCAGGGAGCCAAAGAACATGAAGAGGCAGAAAGTGCTGATGCATCCCGGAAACAAGTGCCCAAg TCACCGAATATGGGCACGCTGATGGGAGTGTACCTGCCATGTCTGCAGAACATATTTGGTGTGATTCTTTTTCTGCGTCTCACCTGGATAGTGGGAACAGCAGGTGTCGTCCAGTCCTTCCTCATCGTTCTCATGTGTTGTTCATGC acaATGTTAACAGCAATCTCGATGAGTGCCATAGCCACCAATGGTGTAGTTCCAG CTGGTGGAGCCTATTTCATGATATCTCGGTCTCTGGGCCCTGAGTTCGGTGGTGCAGTTggtctgtgtttttatttaggCACAACTTTCGCTGCTGCCATGTACATACTGGGAGCAATTGAAATATTTCTG AAATACCTGATTCCCCAGGCTGCCATATTTCATCCTGCAGATATTCATGCAGGGAGTGGAGCAATGCTGAATAACATGCGGGTATATGGCACAATATGTTTGAGCCTTATGGCTGTAGTTGTCTTCGTGGGGGTCAAGTATGTCAACAAATTTGCCTCCCTCTTCCTGGCCTGTGTCATAATCTCCATTGTTTCTATCTATGCCGGAGCTGTCAAATCCATCTTCCAACCTCCTGAGTTTCC GATCTGCATGTTAGGAAACCGGACGCTGGTTCGTGATTTGTTTGATGTTTGTGACAAGAAAGTAGTTGTCGGTAATGAGACGGTTCCCAGCAAGCTTTGGAAGAACTTCTGCAGCTCTGAGAATTCCAGCAGTGCTCATTGTGACGAGTACTTCGCTCAGAACAATGTTACAGAGATCCCGGGCATTCCAGGGCTGGCCAGTGGGATAATTAAAG AAAACATGTGGGGGGATTACATGGAAAAAGGGCAGATTCTCGAAAAGGCAAGCCTGTCCTCTGTTGATGTCCATGGCTCCATGGAGACCTTTGGCTTCTATGTGTCTGCTGACATTGCCACTTCCTTCACCCTCTTGGTGGGAATCTTTTTTCCTTCTGCCACAG GCATTATGGCAGGATCAAACAGATCTGGAGATCTAAGAGATGCACAGAAGTCTATACCAATAGGGACGATTCTGGCCATTACAACTACCTCTCTTGTCT ATTTCAGCTCTGTGGTTCTGTTTGGGGCCTGTATTGAGGGAGTGGTGCTGAGAGATAA ATTTGGAGACGCCGTCAGAAAAAACTTGGTGGTTGGCACCCTGTCTTGGCCCTCTCCTTGGGTCATTGTGATTGGCTCATTCTTCTCCACAGTGGGTGCAGGACTTCAGTCCCTGACTGGAGCTCCCCGCCTCCTGCAAGCCATTGCTAAAGATAACATCATCCCTTTCCTTAGA GTCTTTGGACACGGTAAAGCTAACGGAGAGCCCACGTGGGCTTTGCTTCTGACGGGACTCATAGCAGAGCTCGGCATCCTCATTGCATCATTGGATATGGTCGCACCTATTCTCTCCAT GTTTTTCCTGATGTGTTATCTTTTTGTAAACTTGGCATGTGCAGTACAAACACTTTTAAGAACACCAAACTGGAGACCACGGTTCAGATACTACCACTG GGCTCTGTCTTTTCTGGGCATGAGTATGTGTTTAGCCCTTATGTTTATCTCCTCTTGGTACTATGCCATTGTAGCAATGGGCATTGCTGGTATGATCTACAAGTACATTGAGTATCAGGG AGCAGAGAAGGAATGGGGGGATGGGATCCGTGGATTGTCTCTTAGTGCCGCCCGTTACGCACTCCTTCGCCTGGAAGCTGGACCTCCCCACACCAAAAACTGGAG gCCACAGCTGCTGGTTTTGCTGAAGTTGGATGAGGACCTACATGTAAAGTATCCCAGAATGCTTACCTTTGCCTCACAGCTGAAGGCAGGAAAAGGCCTAACCATTGTAGGTTCTGTGATACAGGGCAACTTCCTGGAATGCTATGGGGAAACACAAGCATCAGAACAG GCAATAAAGAACATGATGGAGATTGAGCGGGTGAAGGGCTTTTGTCAGGTGGTGGTTGCCTCCAAAGTGAGAGAGGGGATCGCACATCTGATCCAGTCCTGTGGTCTGGGAGGAATGAAGCACAACACAGTTGTTATGGGTTGGCCATATGGCTGGAGACAGAGTGAAGACCCACGGGCTTGGAAAACCTTTATTA ATACAGTCCGCTGTACTACTGCTGCCCACCTGGCTCTGATGGTCCCAAAAAACGTGTCATTCTATCCCAGCAATCATGAGCGCTTTACTGATGGATATATTGATGTCTGGTGGATTGTCCATGATGGTGGAATGCTCATGCTCCTGCCTTTCCTTCTCAAACAACATAAG GTCTGGCGTAAATGTAAGATGCGAATCTTCACTGTGGCTCAAATGGACGATAACAGTATTCAGATGAAGAAGGACCTGGCAACCTTCCTGTATCAGCTGAGATTAGAAGCAGAGGTGGAAGTGGTTGAGATG CACGACAGCGACATCTCGGCATATACGTATGAGCGGACACTGATGATGGAACAGAGGTCACAGATGCTAAAACAAATGAGGCTCTCCAGtgcagagagagacagagag GCCCAACTAGTGAAGGATAGACACTCGCTGATCAGAATGGGCAGTTTGTATTCAGATGAAGAAGAGGAAACCATTGAAGTATTACCAGAGAAAAACCAGATGACCTGGACTAGTGAAAAAATAGAAGCAGAAAGACGAAACCGAAGCAATGCCCCAGAAAACTTCAGAGAACTAATCAGCATTAAACC tgACCAATCCAATGTTCGGCGGATGCACACAGCTGTGAAGCTGAATGAGGTTATTGTTAATAAATCTCATGATGCCAGACTTGTGCTGCTAAACATGCCAGGACCTCCACGCAACGCGGAGGGAGATGAAAACT ATATGGAATTTCTTGAGGTGTTGACTGAGGGTCTAGAAAGAGTGTTGCTTGTGAGAGGTGGAGGTCGAGAGGTCATCACCATCTATTCCTGA
- the slc12a4 gene encoding solute carrier family 12 member 4 isoform X2 — translation MPHFTVVPVQDNSPSNYDSLEGINWVDYRDTGQGGYPGHGDTVSSDGHGNHKEDSPFLSSSDSASKRNDFYDKNLALFEEELDIRPKVSSLLSRLVNYTNVTQGAKEHEEAESADASRKQVPKSPNMGTLMGVYLPCLQNIFGVILFLRLTWIVGTAGVVQSFLIVLMCCSCTMLTAISMSAIATNGVVPAGGAYFMISRSLGPEFGGAVGLCFYLGTTFAAAMYILGAIEIFLKYLIPQAAIFHPADIHAGSGAMLNNMRVYGTICLSLMAVVVFVGVKYVNKFASLFLACVIISIVSIYAGAVKSIFQPPEFPICMLGNRTLVRDLFDVCDKKVVVGNETVPSKLWKNFCSSENSSSAHCDEYFAQNNVTEIPGIPGLASGIIKENMWGDYMEKGQILEKASLSSVDVHGSMETFGFYVSADIATSFTLLVGIFFPSATGIMAGSNRSGDLRDAQKSIPIGTILAITTTSLVYFSSVVLFGACIEGVVLRDKFGDAVRKNLVVGTLSWPSPWVIVIGSFFSTVGAGLQSLTGAPRLLQAIAKDNIIPFLRVFGHGKANGEPTWALLLTGLIAELGILIASLDMVAPILSMFFLMCYLFVNLACAVQTLLRTPNWRPRFRYYHWALSFLGMSMCLALMFISSWYYAIVAMGIAGMIYKYIEYQGAEKEWGDGIRGLSLSAARYALLRLEAGPPHTKNWRPQLLVLLKLDEDLHVKYPRMLTFASQLKAGKGLTIVGSVIQGNFLECYGETQASEQAIKNMMEIERVKGFCQVVVASKVREGIAHLIQSCGLGGMKHNTVVMGWPYGWRQSEDPRAWKTFINTVRCTTAAHLALMVPKNVSFYPSNHERFTDGYIDVWWIVHDGGMLMLLPFLLKQHKVWRKCKMRIFTVAQMDDNSIQMKKDLATFLYQLRLEAEVEVVEMHDSDISAYTYERTLMMEQRSQMLKQMRLSSAERDREAQLVKDRHSLIRMGSLYSDEEEETIEVLPEKNQMTWTSEKIEAERRNRSNAPENFRELISIKP, via the exons GAAGAGCTGGACATCCGGCCAAAGGTCTCGTCTCTCCTCAGCCGGCTGGTCAATTACACAAATGTTACTCAGGGAGCCAAAGAACATGAAGAGGCAGAAAGTGCTGATGCATCCCGGAAACAAGTGCCCAAg TCACCGAATATGGGCACGCTGATGGGAGTGTACCTGCCATGTCTGCAGAACATATTTGGTGTGATTCTTTTTCTGCGTCTCACCTGGATAGTGGGAACAGCAGGTGTCGTCCAGTCCTTCCTCATCGTTCTCATGTGTTGTTCATGC acaATGTTAACAGCAATCTCGATGAGTGCCATAGCCACCAATGGTGTAGTTCCAG CTGGTGGAGCCTATTTCATGATATCTCGGTCTCTGGGCCCTGAGTTCGGTGGTGCAGTTggtctgtgtttttatttaggCACAACTTTCGCTGCTGCCATGTACATACTGGGAGCAATTGAAATATTTCTG AAATACCTGATTCCCCAGGCTGCCATATTTCATCCTGCAGATATTCATGCAGGGAGTGGAGCAATGCTGAATAACATGCGGGTATATGGCACAATATGTTTGAGCCTTATGGCTGTAGTTGTCTTCGTGGGGGTCAAGTATGTCAACAAATTTGCCTCCCTCTTCCTGGCCTGTGTCATAATCTCCATTGTTTCTATCTATGCCGGAGCTGTCAAATCCATCTTCCAACCTCCTGAGTTTCC GATCTGCATGTTAGGAAACCGGACGCTGGTTCGTGATTTGTTTGATGTTTGTGACAAGAAAGTAGTTGTCGGTAATGAGACGGTTCCCAGCAAGCTTTGGAAGAACTTCTGCAGCTCTGAGAATTCCAGCAGTGCTCATTGTGACGAGTACTTCGCTCAGAACAATGTTACAGAGATCCCGGGCATTCCAGGGCTGGCCAGTGGGATAATTAAAG AAAACATGTGGGGGGATTACATGGAAAAAGGGCAGATTCTCGAAAAGGCAAGCCTGTCCTCTGTTGATGTCCATGGCTCCATGGAGACCTTTGGCTTCTATGTGTCTGCTGACATTGCCACTTCCTTCACCCTCTTGGTGGGAATCTTTTTTCCTTCTGCCACAG GCATTATGGCAGGATCAAACAGATCTGGAGATCTAAGAGATGCACAGAAGTCTATACCAATAGGGACGATTCTGGCCATTACAACTACCTCTCTTGTCT ATTTCAGCTCTGTGGTTCTGTTTGGGGCCTGTATTGAGGGAGTGGTGCTGAGAGATAA ATTTGGAGACGCCGTCAGAAAAAACTTGGTGGTTGGCACCCTGTCTTGGCCCTCTCCTTGGGTCATTGTGATTGGCTCATTCTTCTCCACAGTGGGTGCAGGACTTCAGTCCCTGACTGGAGCTCCCCGCCTCCTGCAAGCCATTGCTAAAGATAACATCATCCCTTTCCTTAGA GTCTTTGGACACGGTAAAGCTAACGGAGAGCCCACGTGGGCTTTGCTTCTGACGGGACTCATAGCAGAGCTCGGCATCCTCATTGCATCATTGGATATGGTCGCACCTATTCTCTCCAT GTTTTTCCTGATGTGTTATCTTTTTGTAAACTTGGCATGTGCAGTACAAACACTTTTAAGAACACCAAACTGGAGACCACGGTTCAGATACTACCACTG GGCTCTGTCTTTTCTGGGCATGAGTATGTGTTTAGCCCTTATGTTTATCTCCTCTTGGTACTATGCCATTGTAGCAATGGGCATTGCTGGTATGATCTACAAGTACATTGAGTATCAGGG AGCAGAGAAGGAATGGGGGGATGGGATCCGTGGATTGTCTCTTAGTGCCGCCCGTTACGCACTCCTTCGCCTGGAAGCTGGACCTCCCCACACCAAAAACTGGAG gCCACAGCTGCTGGTTTTGCTGAAGTTGGATGAGGACCTACATGTAAAGTATCCCAGAATGCTTACCTTTGCCTCACAGCTGAAGGCAGGAAAAGGCCTAACCATTGTAGGTTCTGTGATACAGGGCAACTTCCTGGAATGCTATGGGGAAACACAAGCATCAGAACAG GCAATAAAGAACATGATGGAGATTGAGCGGGTGAAGGGCTTTTGTCAGGTGGTGGTTGCCTCCAAAGTGAGAGAGGGGATCGCACATCTGATCCAGTCCTGTGGTCTGGGAGGAATGAAGCACAACACAGTTGTTATGGGTTGGCCATATGGCTGGAGACAGAGTGAAGACCCACGGGCTTGGAAAACCTTTATTA ATACAGTCCGCTGTACTACTGCTGCCCACCTGGCTCTGATGGTCCCAAAAAACGTGTCATTCTATCCCAGCAATCATGAGCGCTTTACTGATGGATATATTGATGTCTGGTGGATTGTCCATGATGGTGGAATGCTCATGCTCCTGCCTTTCCTTCTCAAACAACATAAG GTCTGGCGTAAATGTAAGATGCGAATCTTCACTGTGGCTCAAATGGACGATAACAGTATTCAGATGAAGAAGGACCTGGCAACCTTCCTGTATCAGCTGAGATTAGAAGCAGAGGTGGAAGTGGTTGAGATG CACGACAGCGACATCTCGGCATATACGTATGAGCGGACACTGATGATGGAACAGAGGTCACAGATGCTAAAACAAATGAGGCTCTCCAGtgcagagagagacagagag GCCCAACTAGTGAAGGATAGACACTCGCTGATCAGAATGGGCAGTTTGTATTCAGATGAAGAAGAGGAAACCATTGAAGTATTACCAGAGAAAAACCAGATGACCTGGACTAGTGAAAAAATAGAAGCAGAAAGACGAAACCGAAGCAATGCCCCAGAAAACTTCAGAGAACTAATCAGCATTAAACCGTGA